A stretch of DNA from Desulfobulbaceae bacterium DB1:
TCGACAAACCCTTCATATCCAAGGGCAAAACCGAGCAGCACGCCGCCCACCATGGAGGTGGCGCTGTAACGGCCGCCGATATAGTCAAACATATAAAACGAACGAAGGTAGCGCGCCGGGTTGTCCATCGGGCTTGCTTCGCCGGTAACCGCGACAAAATGAACCGCCGGATCAAGCCCGGCCCGGCCATAGGCATGGCGAACCAGCTCTTCATTGGTCAAGGTTTCCAGGGTGGTGCCGCTTTTTGACACCACATTGATCAGGGTCCGGGACAGATCAAGACCATTGAGCACCGCCGCCGCATCGTCGGGATCGACATTGGAAATGAAATGAACCCGCCGCTCCTTCTTTTGAAAGGCGGCCAGGGCATGGTACAGGGCCCTGGGGCCGAGATCAGAGCCGCCGATTCCCACCTGCACCATGTCGGTAAAGGACTCGCCCCTGCTGTTGACGATACGGCCCTGGTCAAGATCGGCAAGAAACCGCTCCAGCTTGGCCAGCTCTTGCCGGGCCTGAGCCGAGGCATGCGGCTCCAGGGGGGGATCACTGAAGACATCGCGGGTGGCGGTATGCAGCACCTGCCTGTTTTCGCAGGGAAATCCTTCAATACGGTTCATCACCGCCCCTTTTTTCATCGCCATGAACTGTTCGACCAAACCCGCCTCATCGGCAAGTCCCTGCAAGGCGTCAAGCACCGCGTCGTCAAGCCGCTGGGTGGCAAAAAGAAGATCAAAGCCGCAGGAAGAACAGACATAGCGGTTGATTCTCTGCCGATTCAAGGCTCCCGGTTTCCGCAAGTCATAGGGAGAAAGGGAAAATTGCCGCAAGGGGGCAAAGGCGGAAAGCTGATCAAAATTTGTCGTGTGCATAGTCGCTAACCTTTCGAATGGTTTACAAAAAAGGGGAAAATCATTTCACCTGCCGACCTTCATCAGTTCATCACAATTCCATGTACCGAGTCAAATCTTTTTACGCTCAAGGCCCACATCATCCGGTCCGTCGAGCTGGGAAACACGCATTGATAGCCATCTCAATATTGATGAAATCGTAAAAAGTCTTTTTTTACCACACAGGGCACAGAGAAAACATTTTGCCTTACAGTCATTTATCTCCGTGTGCTCCGTGGTTGATTCTCAGTTTTTTGCGAAACCATCAATAGTGATCAAAGCCATTTCGTTTCAGCCAAAGTGTGACGGAAAGGGCGATTCACCGCGCGCCGGACAATAATGCTATTTGCAATCCCAAACCGTATATGCTAATTCTTTCAACACATCATCGTTCATGCCGGTTCATTGAAAACCATTTTTTTATAAAGCTTCAGTTGATACAAGCATTAAAATCAAGGAAAAATTATGGCAACACAAAAGATCATTTACACGGAAGTTGATGAAGCACCCGCCCTGGCAACATATTCATTGCTTCCTGTTCTGCAGTCATACACCAAGGGCTCGGGCATCTCCTTTGAAAAAAAGGATATTTCGCTGTCCGGACGAATCATCGCCAATTTCCCCGACCGGTTGCCCGACAGCCAAAAAATCCCCGATTATCTCGCGGAATTGGGCAAGCTTGCCAAGCTGCCGGAAACCAACATCATCAAACTGCCCAATATCAGCGCCTCCATTCCTCAGTTACAAGCGGCCGTCAAAGAGCTGCAGGACAAGGGATATGACATCCCGGACTATCCCGAGAACCCGCAAACCGATGCCGAAAAAGAAATTCAGGCGCGATTCGCCAAGGTTCTTGGAAGCGCCGTCAACCCGGTCCTGCGTGAGGGGAACTCGGACAGAAGGGCTGCGGCATCCGTCAAACGCTTCGGCCAAAAAAATCCCCATAAGCTGATGAAACCATGGCCCGCGAATTCCAAATCCAGGGTCGCCAATATGAATGCGGATGATTTCTACGGCAGCGAGAAATCCCTGACCACCCAAAAGGCGTGTGAGGCGCGGATTGAATTTGTCGACGAAAAGGGCGCAATCACCCTGTTCAAGGAAAAGCTTCCCCTGCTGGCGGGCGAGATCATTGATGCATCGGTCATGAATATTGCCGCCCTGCGGAAATTTTACGGCGAGCAGATCAAGGCGGCGAAAAATGACGGGCTCCTGCTGTCACTCCATCTCAAGGCGACCATGATGAAAGTCTCGGACCCGATCATGTTCGGCCATTGCGTTTCCGTCTTTTATCAGGATGTGTTTGCCAAGCACAGCGTTGTCATCAAGGAACTGGGTGTCAATGTCAACAACGGCCTGGGTGATCTTTATGCCAAAATCCAGCACCTGCCGGAAGACCGGCGGGCGGAAATCGAGGCGGACATTGTCGCGGTCTATAAAACAAACTGCGAACTTGCCATGGTGGACTCAAGCAAGGGCATCACCAACCTGCATGTCCCCAACAATATCATTGTTGATGCCTCCATGCCCGTTTTTATCCGCGACGGCGGCAGGATGTGGGGGGCGGACGACACGCTGCACGACACCATCGCCATGATCCCTGATCGTTGTTATGCAACGATCTATCAGCAGGTTGTGGAAGATTGCAAAAAACATGGCGCCTATGATCCCGCCACCATGGGCAGTGTCGCCAATGTCGGCCTGATGGCGCAAAAAGCGGAGGAATACGGCTCCCATGACAAAACATTTATCGCCCCGGCAGCCGGCACGATTCGCATTGTTGATGCCGTTTCCGGCGAGACCCTGCTTGCCCGGCAGGTGGAAGCAGGCGATATTTTCAGGGGCTGCCAGACCAAGGACGCGCCGATCCGCGATTGGGTCAAGCTTGCAGTCAGCAGGGCCAGGGCAACCGGCACTCCGGCAATTTTCTGGCTTGATGCAAACCGGGGTCACGATGCCGAGATCATCGCAAAAGTGAACAAATATCTGCCGGATCACGATACCAGCGGACTTGATATCCGCATCATGCAGCCGGAGGAAGCCATGCGCTTTTCCCTGGAGAGAATCCGCAAGGGAGAAGATACCATTTCCGTCACCGGCAATGTGCTGCGTGATTATCTCACCGATCTTTTCCCCATCCTGGAACTCGGCACCAGCGCGAAAATGCTTTCCATCGTGCCGCTCATGAACGGCGGCGGCATGTTTGAGACCGGCGCAGGCGGGTCAGCGCCGAAACATGTCGAGCAGTTTTTGCGGGAAGGCCATCTGCGCTGGGATTCCCTCGGTGAATTCTGTGCGCTGGTTCCCTCATTCGAGCACATCTACAGCACATGCAAAAATGAAAAAGCACGACTTTTCGCCGAAACCCTCGATCAGGCCATCGGCACGTTTCTGGAAAACGAAAAGTCTCCGTCACGGAAGGTCGGACAACTCGATACCCGAGGCAGCCACTTTTACCTGGCCCTTTACTGGGCGCAAAGCCTCGCCGCCCAGAACAAAGACAAGGACGTGCAGGCGCGTTTCACCAGGGTGGCGCAGGAGTTGCGCGACAATGAAGAAAAAATCATTGCCGAATTAAACAGCGCCCAGGGACGACCGGCGGATATCGGCGGGTATTATCGGCCGGATGCGGAAAAGACGTTTCGCGCCATGCGCCCCAGCGCCACCTTCAATAACATAGTGGATACCATCTAACCAGCGCAAGGTGATCATTCCCCGGTCCCGGGGTGGGAATGATCACCCAATCCCGGATCAGTTGCAGCTGCCGGAGCGGCACAGCTTGTTGCCGTCGAAAAGAAGGCATCCCCGGTCTCCGCATTGCCGATACTGTATGACTTTCTGTTTGCCGTTATTGTAGGAAACCGTGATTGTTCCCTGCTCGGTGGTCCCCTGGATGGACCAGCTGCCTGAGCCTCCCCCCTGACTCGCCGTGCCCCACGCCATGGTTTGATTACCGAGCGAATCGGCGGAGCTGCCCGAATAGCCCGACTCCCGGTAGTCGTTATAGCTGCCATCCGGACAAAGTGCTATTTTTCGTTCCGTGGAACCGGAATATCCCCACCAAATACCGGCCATCTGTTCCGCGAGCTTGGCGTCATTGCCGGCCGGGGGAGTTGTGCCGACCTTTGCGCCGCTGCCTTGTGCGGCGGTTTTCTCGGCAAAGGCCTTTTTCGCGTAATGACCGCCGTAATTCATCGCTCCTTCCGGCGCGCTCAAGTCAATATCAAGGCGTTCGCTGCGGTCTTGCAGCAGAACGGCCCATTTAATTTTGCGAACCTGCAGGATATAGAGTCCGGGAGGCAAGCCGGCGAAGGTGTATTTGCCGAAAAAGTTGGTGGTATCGCTTGTTATGGGTCTTTCGCTGTTCCCGTCAAGCAGGGTGACGGGCTCCGAGGCGGCCGGGACTTCCGGTGATTCACCCACAAAGCCGGTGATGGTGTAGCCGGTTTCCGGACTGCCCGGAGGTGTCATCGTCACACAGGACACGATCAAAACGGATACCAACAGACTGACAAGCATCGAAAGCTGCATGGTGACACGCCTCTTCATAAAGCCTCCTTTTCTTCATTTTTCGGTTACTCGTAAAACCATCTCGTGCTCCGGCAGCAGAGCTTCTTTCTCACACTTTTTTATACTCACCAATGATACCGAGCAGTTCCCCTGTTTTCTTCTCAAGCAGATCTTGATCATGCCGGGTTTCCACGTTGAGCCGCAGCAATGGTTCCGTATTTGATTTCCTGATATTGAAACGAAAGGCCGGGCCGCTCATGCTGAGCCCGTCTGTATAATCCCGATCCGGACACTGCCCGGCAAAGATGCCCTCAATGCGGGCGATCACCGCATCCGGATCGCTGACCCGGCTGTTGATTTCCCCGCTCACCGGGTAGGCTTGCCGCATATCGCGAACCATGGAGGAAAGGGTCATGCCGGTGGCGCCGACAAGTTCGGCAACGAGCAGCCAGGGAATCATGCCGGAATCGCAATAGGAAAACTGTCGAAAGTAGTGATGAGCGCTCATCTCGCCGCCGTAGAGGGCGTCTTCCGCCCGCATCCTCTCCTTGATAAAGGCATGGCCGGTCTTGCTCATCACCGGAACCCCCCCGGCCTTTTGCACCACGTCAACCGTATTCCAGGTAAGACGAGGATCATGGATAATCTTCTCACCCGGCCGTTTGGCGAGCAGCGTCCGGGCCAGCAGGCCGACAATATAGTAGCCCTCGACAAATGTTCCTGTCTCGTCAAAGAAGAAACAGCGGTCAAAATCTCCATCCCAGGCAATTCCCATGTCTGCTCCGTGGGCAAGAACAGCCTCAGCAGTCTTCCGGCGGTTTTCCGGCAGCAGTGGATTAGGAACGCCGTTGGGAAACGAGCCGTCCGGCTCATGGAAAATTTTGACAAAACTGAAAGGAAGTGATTTTTCCAGCTGATCGATCACCGCTCCGGCACAGCCGTTTCCGGCATTGACCACCAGTCGCAGAGGTTGCAGCGATGAAACATCAACATAACCAAGAAGGTGATCGACATATTTTCCCCGGTTGTCGACGTGTTCGAGTTTGCCCTTCCGGGGCGCGACAAAACCCTTGCCGGAAAGGGCAAGCTGCTCGATGTCTTTCAGACCCGTGTCACCGCTGACCGGCACCGCACCCTTGCGAACCAGCTTCATGCCGTTGTAGTCGGCGGGATTATGGCTCGCGGTGACAATGATGCCGCCGTCAACATCAAGGGAAAAGGCGGCAAAATAAATCTCTTCCGTGCCGCAGATGCCAAGGTTCACGACATCCACCCCGGCGTCCAGAAACCCAGCCGCCAGGGCGCGGGACAATGTCGGTCCGGAGAGGCGGATGTCATGGCCGACGGCCATTTTCGCAGGCGTAAAACGAGCCGCATAGGCCTGCCCGATCTTATAGGCCAGCTCTTCGTTTAACTCATCCGGCACCCTGCCGCGAATATCATATGCCTTGAAACATCTCAACCCCTCACCCATGCATGTTGCTCCTGAAAAAAATTGAAAGCCAGGAATAAATTGACACAATGCCATTAATTGACCATTATCAATGGCCGATTGTCAATTCATTAAAAGGATGCGCCATGAAAACCGAAATTTTACCGGAGGAAATCGCCCGCCAGGTGGCGGAACTCTATTCCGATATGGAAACCGCTTACGATGCGCTGGCACGCGAACTGATGTTCACCTGCCGAGGCTGCCCGGACAACTGCTGTGACAGTTATTTCCAGCACCATACCTATACGGAATGGGCCTATCTGTGGGAAGGACTACGAAAACTGCCGGAAGAAAAAAGAAAATATTTTGAAAAACGGGCTGAGGATTATGTAACGAAGAGCAACCGCATGCTGGCCCAGGGGGAAAGACCCAGTCTCATGTGCCCCGTCAACGAGGAAGGCCTTTGCGCCCTTTACCCGCACCGGCTGATGATCTGCCGCATGCACGGGGTGCCGTCCGCCATGACCCGGCCGGACGGCAAGCGGCTGGAGTTTCCCGGCTGCTTCCGCTGCCAGGAGATTGTCGCGGGGCGAGACGATGTCCCGCATCTCGACCGGACCGGACTTTATCAACGGCTGGTATTGCTTGAAATGGAGTGGCTGGGCCGGAAACGCACCATACTGCCCAAGGTCAAGATGACCCTGGCCGAGATGATCGTCAAAGGCCCACCTCATTTCACTTTCTGCGGAAGCGACTCACAGGAGTGAGGTCAGGACTTCGCATTCCTTGCAGGTCTCGATTTTTTCCTTGCAGCTTTTCTCCACTGTGCAGTCACAGAGTGTGCCGCAGATGAACCAGCAGAGATGTCCTGCCTGAAATTCCCAGGCAGGGCACTGCTCCTTGCGCTCGCAATTTTTCCTTTCCCAGCATGGCTTCCGCGTCTTGTCCAGCCTTCGCTGGCTGGACAGCAGAAAAAAAAGCTGCCGCTGGATATGGGAGGGGATGGTGCGCCAGCCCTGTTCATAGCTGTGAATGGCCTTGAGTGAAACCCCGAGAAGAGATGACAGTTCCTTCTGGGTTTTCCCCAAACTCTTTCTTGCCTTGGCAAATTCTATTTTATCCATAACCTCTGTTTTTTTTAATTTTTAATTGGAAAAGCGGATTCCGCCGCGATGTCACATCGTAGCATCGACAGATATTTCCTCATAATAGTAAAAATTATTCTCAAACACAACAAAAAGCGGTCATGAAACATATTCTCATGACCGCTTGCAAGAAAAACGGTGAATCCGTATCGATGATGCGCGCTTAACTGCGGATCATCTCGGCGATCTGGAACGCAAGCTCCAGGCTCTGCTCGGCGTTGAGACGGGGATCGCAGTTGGTCTGATAATTCTGCTGCAACTGGTGATCGAGAATATTGCGGCCGCCGCCGGTACACTCGGTGACATTGTCGCCGGTCAATTCAAAATGAACTCCGCCGGGAATCGATCCCTCTGCCCAGTGAATCTCGAAAAAGCATTGCAGTTCCTGGAGAATTTCGTTGAAGTTCCTCGTTTTATGACCGGACTCCGCCGTATAGGTGTTGCCGTGCATGGGGTCGCAGCTCCACACCACCTTGAATCCCTCGTTCTTGATCGCCCGGATCAGGGGAGGGAGATATTTGTCCACATCCTTGGCGCCGAAGCGGGTGATCAGGGTCATTCTGCCGGCTTCGTTTTCCGGATTAAGTTTGCGGATCAGCTTTTTAACCTCCTCCACATCGTGCTTCGGTCCGATCTTCATGCCGATCGGGTTCAACACGCCGCGAAGAAACTCCACATGAGCGCCGTCCAGCTGCCTGGTCCTGTCGCCGATCCAGACCATGTGAGCGCTGCAGTCGTACCACTGACCGGTGATGGAATCCTGCCGGGTCAGGGCCTCTTCATAGCCAAGGAGCAGGGCCTCGTGCGAAACAAAGAAAGAGGCCTGATTGAGTTGCGGGATATCGGTATCCAGGCCGATAACCTCCATGAAATGCAGGGCCTGATTAATGTTGCGGGCCAGCCGTTCATAGGAGCGCCCCATGGGCGAGGCCTTGACAAACTCGTTGTTCCAGGAATTGACCCGCTGCAGAGCGGCATACCCTCCCCGGGTGAAGGCCCGGGTGATATTCATGGTGGCCGCGGCCAGATAATATCCCTTGACCATGCGCTGCGGATCAGGACGGCGCGCCGCTTCATCGGGATCGGGACTGTTGACCATATCGCCGCGGTAGCTGGCGATCTCCTTGCCGTTCACCATTTCCGTGTCCGCGGATCGCGGTTTGGCATACTGCCCTGCCATGCGACCCACCTTAATGACCGGCTTGCCGCCCGCATAGCTCAAAATGACCGCCATCTGCAGAATAACCTTCAGGGTTTCCCTGATTCCAGGGGCGGTGCATTTATTGAAATCCTCGGCGCAATCCCCGCCCTGCAGCAAAAAAGCCTTGCCTTCAACCGCATCGGCCAGCTGTTTTTTTAATTCGCGGATTTCCCCGGCAAACACCAGGGGCGGCAATTTTGAAATAGTATCAATCGCCTCCTGATATGCCTGCCGATCAGGCCATTTCGGTTGTTGCAGCGCCGTAAAATTCTGCCAGCTTGACTTTGTCCACTCAGCCATCTTTTTTCTCCGTTATCGTATTCCCGCCCCTTCCTTCCGGGGCATGGGGCAAGGCGCAGGGACCTCCCGCGCAGCAAACCTCAACATCATAGGCATTTAATATCCGCAATTCCTTCTCCCGCTTTACCGGCTCGGGCAATGGAAGAAAGCGGAGCTGATCAAACATCCGGGCCGCATCGTCCCGGGAGGGGATGGCACCCATGCCGCTTCCCAGCACCTTGCCGGTCAAACAATCGAGCAACTCGGCATCCACGCCGTTGGTGACAACGGCAAGCGGTATCTGGTAATCCTCGTTGAGAACCCTGGCCGCGGCAATGGCGGAGCGTTCGCGGGTGACCAGCGATCCCGGGGCATAACGGATGATCATAAAACTTTTACCGTTATACTGAACAACAATATCAATCTTCGAGGTGACAAACTGATGGGCGAAAAGGGTTTCAATCCGCCGGCGCATTTCAAGTTCACCTTTGGCAAATCCCCTTTCCTCCACCAGCAAACGGGAAATCCTCTGCCGAATCCTTTCATCATCGGTGTCGGTCAATGTCTCCCCGGTGACGAAATCAGTGCATGTACCGTAGACAATATGATGCAAAGGGATATCCGTCATGCCGCCCTCCGTTCGCTCAAACAGCAAAGGGGCCTGAGGCGGCCCCTTTCACCATTTCAGACCGTGACAACTTTTACAACTCAAGCCATGACTCGGAAAAGACGGCCTGACCGGAAAGAACTTTATAGGTTTTGTAATGCTCAAGGGCGGTGCCGGTCAAGGTGGACGGATCAGGATCATTGCCGTCCATCATGCCGTGTACCATATCAACCAGATTCTGGCGCTCGCCCTTGCAGATGGCCATCAGCTCGGCATCGTAGGAATTAACAATAGCGGTGCTGATGCCGTATTTCATCAGCATGATGAGGTAGGTCCGGTCAAGATATTTGCGCAGATGCTCGGCCACGCCGTTTGACACATTGGACAAACCGACGGTTGAACCGGCACCGGGGGCGATATCCTGCAGCATGCTGAGAAACTCAAGGCCTGAGGCGATCTGATCGGCACCCAGGGTAATCGGGGTGCCGATGGGATCAAAAAGCATCTTTTCATTGGGGATCCCCGCTTCGGCCAGCGCCATCATCAGGTCAACCGCCATGGCGGCGCGCTCGTTGGAATCACGGGGCATACCCTCCGGTCCCCACAGCAGGGCGATGACGTTGCAGCCTGCCTCGGCGGCAACCGGGATGAGTTTCTCCATTCTTTCCGGCTGGGCGGAAATGGAATTCATGATGGCGTCCGCCTTGTTTTTCACCGCCTGGAAGCCTGCAGCCATGGCTGCGGTATTGGTGGTATCAAGGCAAAGAGGGGTCGCGGTGACGGCTTCCACGGTCTGCACCACCCAGGGCATCAATTCGGTACCGTCTTTTCGTGCCGGGCCGATATTCAGATCAAGATAGGAGGCGCCCGCGGCACTTTCTTCCTTGGCCATCTCCTGAACGGGACCGGGGTTTCTCTCTTTCATGGCGCCGCCGCTTCTCTTGCCCATGATGTTGATGCTTTCAGCAATTGCTAATACCTTCTGCGACATGCTCTCACTCCTTGTCATATATAGATTGAACGGTTATGGACGTACGGACCGGAATTGGCCGGATAAGGGGTAACAAGGCAAAATAGCGTGATTAACCTGCATTGTCAACACGCAAAACTACCTAGCGGACATGGCTGAAAGCGATGAGCCGTGCACGGTTCAAGACAGTCTTCCGGTCAGGCGGCGCACGATGAACAGAGGCCGCACCCCCGCCGGTCTTTCAAAAGGTTACAACGCGATCACTTTTCACAATCAGTTCATAGAGATCGTCCTGTTTGCCCCGGCGGTGAAATCCTTCCTCCACACCGTGGAGGTCGAGACATTTCCCTCAGGCGAGCAAAACGCCCTCGGACAGGGTAAACAGCTTTGCCAGCTCCGACAGGGGAAAATTCTGCGAGGCCAGCGACGCATAGGAAACGGATGGGCCATTGAGAAAAATAGTGACCTCATCCATTTTTTCCAGCATGAGATTGCCCATGCGAAAGGCATTCCATAAAATTTCCGGATTATCGCTGCATGCAATCAGGGCTATATTCATCATTCCTCCTCATCAAGCAGGTCGCGCCTGCTGCGCTGTTTAGTCGGTGGTGTTATAGGTATACGAGCTCACAACCTCATAATTATCAAAACGTATCACCAGATCCCGG
This window harbors:
- a CDS encoding transcriptional regulator, yielding MDKIEFAKARKSLGKTQKELSSLLGVSLKAIHSYEQGWRTIPSHIQRQLFFLLSSQRRLDKTRKPCWERKNCERKEQCPAWEFQAGHLCWFICGTLCDCTVEKSCKEKIETCKECEVLTSLL
- a CDS encoding sulfur reduction protein DsrE — translated: MNIALIACSDNPEILWNAFRMGNLMLEKMDEVTIFLNGPSVSYASLASQNFPLSELAKLFTLSEGVLLA
- a CDS encoding glucose-6-phosphate isomerase, which translates into the protein MHTTNFDQLSAFAPLRQFSLSPYDLRKPGALNRQRINRYVCSSCGFDLLFATQRLDDAVLDALQGLADEAGLVEQFMAMKKGAVMNRIEGFPCENRQVLHTATRDVFSDPPLEPHASAQARQELAKLERFLADLDQGRIVNSRGESFTDMVQVGIGGSDLGPRALYHALAAFQKKERRVHFISNVDPDDAAAVLNGLDLSRTLINVVSKSGTTLETLTNEELVRHAYGRAGLDPAVHFVAVTGEASPMDNPARYLRSFYMFDYIGGRYSATSMVGGVLLGFALGYEGFVDILRGAHEVDRAAEKKDIWENIPLLLALLGVWNHNFLGSETLAILPYSQGLIRFAAHLQQCDMESNGKSINRRGDALSHQSGPVIWGEPGTNGQHAFYQLIHQGTTVVPVEFVGFRQSQYEKDILIQGTTSQEKLVANLLAQSLALATGQDHENPNKRFPGNRPNSILLADRLTPRSMGSLLAIYENKIAFQGFVWNINSFDQEGVQLGKKLANQLLDHFAGRRADASYSGDAEDAGWAMLRIAGLAESAE
- a CDS encoding dihydropteroate synthase, with product MSQKVLAIAESINIMGKRSGGAMKERNPGPVQEMAKEESAAGASYLDLNIGPARKDGTELMPWVVQTVEAVTATPLCLDTTNTAAMAAGFQAVKNKADAIMNSISAQPERMEKLIPVAAEAGCNVIALLWGPEGMPRDSNERAAMAVDLMMALAEAGIPNEKMLFDPIGTPITLGADQIASGLEFLSMLQDIAPGAGSTVGLSNVSNGVAEHLRKYLDRTYLIMLMKYGISTAIVNSYDAELMAICKGERQNLVDMVHGMMDGNDPDPSTLTGTALEHYKTYKVLSGQAVFSESWLEL
- a CDS encoding 3-deoxy-7-phosphoheptulonate synthase, giving the protein MAEWTKSSWQNFTALQQPKWPDRQAYQEAIDTISKLPPLVFAGEIRELKKQLADAVEGKAFLLQGGDCAEDFNKCTAPGIRETLKVILQMAVILSYAGGKPVIKVGRMAGQYAKPRSADTEMVNGKEIASYRGDMVNSPDPDEAARRPDPQRMVKGYYLAAATMNITRAFTRGGYAALQRVNSWNNEFVKASPMGRSYERLARNINQALHFMEVIGLDTDIPQLNQASFFVSHEALLLGYEEALTRQDSITGQWYDCSAHMVWIGDRTRQLDGAHVEFLRGVLNPIGMKIGPKHDVEEVKKLIRKLNPENEAGRMTLITRFGAKDVDKYLPPLIRAIKNEGFKVVWSCDPMHGNTYTAESGHKTRNFNEILQELQCFFEIHWAEGSIPGGVHFELTGDNVTECTGGGRNILDHQLQQNYQTNCDPRLNAEQSLELAFQIAEMIRS
- a CDS encoding phosphomannomutase, with the protein product MGEGLRCFKAYDIRGRVPDELNEELAYKIGQAYAARFTPAKMAVGHDIRLSGPTLSRALAAGFLDAGVDVVNLGICGTEEIYFAAFSLDVDGGIIVTASHNPADYNGMKLVRKGAVPVSGDTGLKDIEQLALSGKGFVAPRKGKLEHVDNRGKYVDHLLGYVDVSSLQPLRLVVNAGNGCAGAVIDQLEKSLPFSFVKIFHEPDGSFPNGVPNPLLPENRRKTAEAVLAHGADMGIAWDGDFDRCFFFDETGTFVEGYYIVGLLARTLLAKRPGEKIIHDPRLTWNTVDVVQKAGGVPVMSKTGHAFIKERMRAEDALYGGEMSAHHYFRQFSYCDSGMIPWLLVAELVGATGMTLSSMVRDMRQAYPVSGEINSRVSDPDAVIARIEGIFAGQCPDRDYTDGLSMSGPAFRFNIRKSNTEPLLRLNVETRHDQDLLEKKTGELLGIIGEYKKV
- a CDS encoding isocitrate dehydrogenase (NADP(+)) → MATQKIIYTEVDEAPALATYSLLPVLQSYTKGSGISFEKKDISLSGRIIANFPDRLPDSQKIPDYLAELGKLAKLPETNIIKLPNISASIPQLQAAVKELQDKGYDIPDYPENPQTDAEKEIQARFAKVLGSAVNPVLREGNSDRRAAASVKRFGQKNPHKLMKPWPANSKSRVANMNADDFYGSEKSLTTQKACEARIEFVDEKGAITLFKEKLPLLAGEIIDASVMNIAALRKFYGEQIKAAKNDGLLLSLHLKATMMKVSDPIMFGHCVSVFYQDVFAKHSVVIKELGVNVNNGLGDLYAKIQHLPEDRRAEIEADIVAVYKTNCELAMVDSSKGITNLHVPNNIIVDASMPVFIRDGGRMWGADDTLHDTIAMIPDRCYATIYQQVVEDCKKHGAYDPATMGSVANVGLMAQKAEEYGSHDKTFIAPAAGTIRIVDAVSGETLLARQVEAGDIFRGCQTKDAPIRDWVKLAVSRARATGTPAIFWLDANRGHDAEIIAKVNKYLPDHDTSGLDIRIMQPEEAMRFSLERIRKGEDTISVTGNVLRDYLTDLFPILELGTSAKMLSIVPLMNGGGMFETGAGGSAPKHVEQFLREGHLRWDSLGEFCALVPSFEHIYSTCKNEKARLFAETLDQAIGTFLENEKSPSRKVGQLDTRGSHFYLALYWAQSLAAQNKDKDVQARFTRVAQELRDNEEKIIAELNSAQGRPADIGGYYRPDAEKTFRAMRPSATFNNIVDTI